From Desulfovibrio porci, a single genomic window includes:
- a CDS encoding N-acetylneuraminate synthase family protein, whose protein sequence is MKITDIFAVPAQENRIPVPYVIAEAGVNHEGSMDIAHRLIDEAAEGGADAIKFQTYKAATLASKDSPAYWDTRKEPTKSQYELFKRHDSFWKNEFEALRKHCDAAGIAFLSTPFDVESAHFLNDLMDVFKISSSDITNKPFIRILCDFKKPILLSTGAAHLHEIAEAVEWIEEKGNQLALLHCVLNYPTADEHAALGMIPALSRHFPRHVIGYSDHTLPQDMHILETATLLGARVLEKHFSHDKTLPGNDHYHAMDKEDLKRFYARLRRTLASVGELDVRALPEEEPARQHARRSLVTARAVPAGQILTPVDLTWKRPAHGISPRNYDEVLGLRARRDLPEDTVLNWTDLDKA, encoded by the coding sequence ATGAAAATCACCGATATATTCGCTGTCCCCGCGCAGGAAAACCGCATCCCCGTGCCCTATGTCATCGCCGAAGCCGGCGTGAATCACGAGGGCAGCATGGACATCGCCCACCGCCTCATCGACGAAGCCGCCGAGGGCGGGGCCGACGCCATCAAGTTCCAGACCTACAAGGCCGCCACCCTGGCCTCCAAGGATTCGCCCGCCTACTGGGATACGCGCAAGGAACCCACCAAAAGCCAGTATGAGCTTTTCAAACGGCACGATTCCTTCTGGAAAAACGAATTTGAAGCGCTGCGAAAGCACTGCGACGCGGCGGGCATCGCCTTTCTGTCCACGCCCTTTGACGTGGAATCCGCGCATTTTCTCAACGATCTCATGGACGTATTCAAGATCTCCTCGTCCGATATCACCAACAAGCCCTTCATCCGCATTCTCTGCGATTTCAAAAAACCCATCCTGCTGTCCACGGGCGCGGCCCATCTGCATGAAATCGCCGAGGCCGTGGAGTGGATTGAGGAAAAAGGCAATCAGCTGGCCCTGCTGCACTGTGTGCTGAATTATCCCACAGCCGACGAACACGCGGCCCTGGGCATGATTCCGGCCCTCAGCCGGCACTTCCCGCGGCACGTCATCGGCTATTCCGACCATACCCTGCCCCAGGACATGCACATCCTTGAAACGGCCACCCTGCTGGGCGCGCGCGTGCTGGAAAAGCATTTCAGCCACGACAAGACCCTGCCCGGCAACGACCATTACCATGCCATGGACAAAGAGGATCTGAAGCGTTTTTACGCCCGGCTCCGGCGCACCCTGGCCAGCGTGGGCGAACTGGACGTGCGCGCCCTGCCCGAAGAGGAACCGGCCCGGCAACACGCCCGCCGCTCGCTGGTCACGGCCCGCGCCGTGCCCGCCGGTCAGATCCTGACCCCGGTGGACCTGACCTGGAAGCGTCCGGCCCACGGCATTTCCCCGCGCAATTATGACGAAGTGCTCGGCCTGCGCGCCCGGCGCGACCTGCCGGAAGACACGGTACTGAACTGGACGGATCTGGACAAGGCATGA
- a CDS encoding molybdopterin molybdotransferase MoeA, with translation MPQDFFVVLSVAEVTRRLKTFAPLPAETAALEDPRGLEGRVLAADVTARDDVPLTNRSGMDGYAVQAADVFGASEGNPVYLTRVGRIAVDRPADFSLEPGQCAAIVTGGSLPDGADAVVMVEHTLELAAGQADAGPVAGQGETLVEIRRPVAPGAHVLRRGDDARRSCPALRAGTPLRPQEIGLLAACGAQEVTVRARPRVGILSTGDEVIPVSADPRPGQVRDVNSHALAAICREAGAEPRLLGIVPDDLEAIAAALRKHLAQVDVLLLSGGSSVGARDFTIAALERLPGAEIFCHGVALSPGKPLILARVGDKCVWGLPGQVASAQVVMFVLGAPFLRHLAGRANAFDQRLRPARKAVLSRNMASKQGREDYLRVRLEAPATDRDLPLAVPVPGLSGLLRTLLDAQGLVRIDANLEGLEEGSVVDVLLL, from the coding sequence ATGCCCCAGGATTTTTTTGTGGTCTTGTCCGTGGCGGAAGTGACCCGCCGCCTGAAAACCTTTGCCCCTTTGCCCGCTGAAACGGCAGCGCTGGAAGACCCGCGCGGTCTGGAAGGCCGGGTGCTGGCGGCCGACGTCACGGCCAGGGACGACGTGCCCCTGACCAACCGTTCCGGCATGGACGGCTACGCCGTGCAGGCGGCGGACGTCTTCGGCGCGTCCGAGGGCAACCCGGTCTATCTGACCCGCGTGGGCCGCATCGCTGTGGACCGCCCGGCGGATTTCAGTCTGGAGCCGGGCCAGTGCGCGGCCATCGTCACCGGCGGCTCATTGCCGGACGGAGCCGACGCCGTGGTCATGGTGGAACATACCCTTGAACTGGCCGCCGGACAGGCTGATGCCGGACCGGTTGCCGGGCAGGGGGAAACGCTGGTGGAAATCCGGCGGCCCGTGGCTCCGGGCGCGCATGTGCTCCGACGCGGCGACGACGCGCGCCGGAGCTGTCCGGCGCTCCGGGCCGGCACGCCGCTCCGCCCGCAGGAAATCGGCCTGCTGGCCGCCTGCGGCGCGCAAGAGGTGACGGTGCGCGCCCGGCCCAGGGTGGGCATCCTCTCCACCGGGGATGAGGTCATTCCCGTCAGCGCCGATCCCCGGCCCGGTCAGGTGCGCGACGTGAACAGCCACGCTCTGGCGGCCATCTGCCGCGAGGCCGGGGCCGAGCCGCGCCTGCTGGGCATTGTGCCGGACGATCTGGAGGCCATCGCCGCCGCCCTGCGGAAACATCTCGCACAGGTGGACGTGCTGCTGCTCTCCGGCGGCAGTTCGGTGGGCGCGCGCGACTTCACCATCGCCGCTCTGGAACGCCTGCCCGGCGCGGAAATTTTCTGTCACGGCGTGGCGCTTTCGCCGGGCAAGCCGCTGATTCTGGCCCGCGTGGGCGACAAGTGCGTCTGGGGTCTGCCGGGGCAGGTGGCTTCGGCCCAAGTGGTCATGTTCGTGCTGGGCGCGCCCTTTCTGCGCCACCTGGCCGGACGGGCCAATGCCTTTGACCAGCGCCTCCGGCCCGCCCGCAAGGCCGTATTGTCGCGCAATATGGCTTCCAAACAGGGGCGCGAGGATTATCTGCGAGTGCGCCTGGAAGCTCCGGCGACGGACAGGGACCTGCCTCTGGCCGTGCCCGTGCCCGGTCTGTCCGGCCTGTTGCGCACCCTGCTGGACGCACAGGGCTTGGTGCGCATTGACGCCAACCTTGAGGGCCTGGAAGAGGGCAGCGTGGTGGACGTGCTCTTGCTGTAG
- a CDS encoding DMT family transporter, with the protein MQQTALGYGSALLATIIWSGNFVVARALATLIPPWQCNFWRWLVALVVLLPFAWRHLKRDWPGIRRHWLYLSLMAVLGVTLMNTLIYKAGQTTESLNMALLVPTAPIVILILSRVLYGEPITPRRLAGMLVVLAGVIILVSRGDWQRLAGLRINSGDFWALGGALCFGLYSLFMRQRSGDVSPLGFNVATFALGLLYSLPFTVAEACLLPPPALSPALLTGILYAGVGCSFISFWFWTLAVDRIGPVRAGIVYYSLPVFAAVASVLVLGEHIAPAQIAGGVLVIGGILAATLVVPHHHTQA; encoded by the coding sequence ATGCAGCAAACCGCTTTGGGGTACGGCAGCGCTCTGCTGGCCACCATCATCTGGTCGGGCAATTTCGTGGTGGCCAGGGCTCTGGCCACCCTGATTCCCCCGTGGCAATGCAATTTCTGGCGCTGGCTGGTGGCCCTTGTGGTCCTGCTGCCTTTTGCCTGGAGGCATCTGAAACGGGACTGGCCGGGCATTCGCAGGCACTGGCTGTATCTCTCGCTCATGGCCGTGCTGGGCGTCACCCTGATGAACACCCTGATCTACAAGGCCGGGCAGACCACGGAAAGCCTGAATATGGCCCTGCTGGTGCCCACGGCGCCCATTGTGATCCTGATCCTGTCACGCGTCCTCTACGGCGAACCCATCACCCCGCGCCGCCTGGCCGGGATGCTGGTGGTGCTGGCGGGCGTGATCATCCTGGTCAGCCGGGGCGACTGGCAGCGTCTGGCCGGGCTGCGCATCAACAGCGGCGATTTCTGGGCCCTGGGCGGCGCGCTCTGTTTCGGGCTCTATTCGCTGTTCATGCGCCAGCGCTCCGGCGATGTGTCGCCTCTGGGATTCAATGTGGCCACATTCGCCCTGGGCCTGCTTTATTCCCTGCCCTTCACCGTGGCCGAGGCCTGCCTGCTGCCCCCGCCCGCATTGTCCCCGGCCCTGCTGACGGGCATTCTCTACGCCGGTGTGGGCTGTTCCTTCATTTCGTTCTGGTTCTGGACCCTGGCCGTGGACAGAATCGGCCCGGTGCGCGCGGGCATCGTCTACTACAGCCTGCCGGTCTTCGCGGCCGTGGCCTCGGTGCTGGTGCTGGGCGAACACATCGCTCCGGCCCAGATAGCCGGGGGCGTGCTGGTCATCGGCGGCATTCTGGCCGCCACCCTGGTTGTCCCCCATCATCATACGCAAGCTTAA
- the rdgB gene encoding RdgB/HAM1 family non-canonical purine NTP pyrophosphatase → MAEEQRQRIVLATHNAGKVRELAGPLADFGVEVIGLEAFPRIEDIEETGTTFEENALIKARAVAGITGLVSVADDSGLMVEALDGRPGVYSARYSDDWQSLPGESRDQRNIRKLLHELAGVPEDRRACCFVSCMAAVKPGGAEMVVRGVWEGCLLTAPRGENGFGYDPVFFDPLIGKTAAQLSREDKTARSHRGNALRALLARWEAFMAG, encoded by the coding sequence ATGGCGGAAGAACAACGGCAACGCATCGTCCTGGCCACCCACAACGCGGGCAAGGTGCGCGAACTGGCCGGGCCCCTGGCCGATTTCGGCGTGGAGGTCATCGGCCTGGAGGCTTTCCCCCGGATTGAGGATATTGAAGAAACCGGCACGACCTTTGAGGAAAACGCCCTGATCAAGGCCCGAGCCGTGGCCGGGATTACCGGCCTGGTCAGCGTGGCCGACGATTCGGGCCTGATGGTGGAGGCCCTGGACGGCAGGCCCGGCGTCTATTCGGCCCGCTATTCCGACGACTGGCAAAGCCTGCCCGGCGAAAGCCGGGACCAGCGCAATATCCGCAAGCTGCTGCACGAACTGGCCGGGGTGCCCGAAGACCGCCGCGCCTGCTGTTTTGTGAGCTGCATGGCCGCCGTGAAGCCCGGCGGCGCGGAAATGGTGGTGCGCGGCGTCTGGGAGGGATGCCTGCTGACCGCGCCGCGCGGGGAGAACGGCTTCGGCTACGATCCGGTCTTTTTCGATCCTCTGATCGGCAAAACCGCGGCCCAGCTTTCCCGGGAGGACAAAACCGCCCGCAGCCACCGCGGCAACGCCCTGCGGGCGCTGCTGGCGCGCTGGGAGGCGTTTATGGCCGGTTAG
- the fliD gene encoding flagellar filament capping protein FliD, whose amino-acid sequence MAISISGSNSISGLSGNDTNFDKVLEQLKKIESTQLNRLEAWKSDWNLRYEAFGKLIEQVQAASNLLSTLADKNNFVTKNVTSSNENILTAVANASAQDVQHTIKVSQVASNAIWANTGHVFNSKTDVINTTGTTQYFRFNYAGKDHEIKVPAGTTLESFASMVNNSTENPGIKISLIKSGSGYVFQVAGKDTGADNNLIIYNNNLVGMGTTGSTTSTWLTNNSLDISQNVTDPTEYIYDIVLQSGAKKSVTIKGNATADDFVTALNAAGGITASLDGSGNLVMGGVKSFSRRKSSDDAYKPASTWVGVGGDLKDSNNNDIKLNAVGGMAAGKGDNDLLTFTMTMEDGTTREFKIKAGATKRDLLVQMAQATQSGDSVNIGLGADGWGVSLSGVTNVACADLTDASQLKTKPTPASGVKDTLGGNLTSASATLTFDKDKLSERIDGKAAGDPGVDLVFTLTLDDGSVVYVDSLADGTRLNSSMTNQQLLDAVNAAYPGTISGADNNILKLDNVQDFKLTTGASGTAGFTTRIETSTTVPATNTAPGGNSLFYTDGTGTYLEEPPDLVYTVTTNDGATGTLTLNSGTSMKEVLESLKNGTGAWVWKDKDNNPLSPAPDLGVAFTDADGKEYVGADGVTPLTLDEIAASGKPVYLQLKNVQNVSGPSIQGQVATSSNWSIQRSANARYQVDNWPMEMESSSNRVSDVIDGVVFNIQDVGDARIAVSTDITSVEQSIQNFLDAVNSVLLTIRDYTAYDEDKEVTSNDPDDIEKKNYSPSGLTNQKGGLLTGNYGVQLFKSRFSSLLSSAPPGFKSRQSADDILSGDVLASLANLGIKTDTDESSDTYGLLVIAPKSGIAELQTLDKENYNSMITNNLEAVVDFFCASGTGSSTSADFRYGSHVEGITKAGNYEVTYTVGNDGTIGDVYVGGVKATRDESMPGYYYSVARGDARGLSILIDDLTPGEHPPAGEEPMYVRIKQGLVQTVNSFCKDELTFTNVNINANSTPDEIADAIALKSKNGALMSLRDNYKTVMENIDKKISQEQRRIETWESRQKTIFANLETLLKKYGEQQKSLESQLKQLSGND is encoded by the coding sequence ATGGCAATCAGCATTTCCGGCTCCAACTCCATTTCCGGTCTGAGCGGCAACGACACCAATTTCGACAAGGTGCTGGAGCAGCTCAAAAAGATCGAATCCACACAGTTGAACCGGCTTGAAGCCTGGAAAAGCGACTGGAATCTGCGCTATGAGGCCTTCGGCAAGCTCATCGAGCAGGTGCAAGCCGCCAGCAATCTGTTGTCCACGCTGGCCGACAAGAACAATTTCGTCACCAAAAACGTCACCAGCAGCAACGAAAACATCCTCACCGCCGTGGCCAACGCCTCGGCCCAGGACGTGCAGCACACCATCAAGGTCTCGCAGGTGGCCAGCAACGCCATCTGGGCCAATACCGGCCATGTGTTCAACTCCAAGACCGATGTTATCAACACCACGGGCACGACCCAGTATTTCCGTTTCAACTATGCGGGCAAGGATCATGAGATCAAGGTCCCGGCCGGCACCACGCTGGAATCCTTCGCCAGCATGGTCAACAACTCCACGGAAAATCCGGGCATCAAAATCAGCCTGATCAAGTCCGGTTCGGGTTATGTCTTTCAGGTGGCGGGCAAGGACACCGGTGCGGATAATAATCTTATTATCTATAACAACAACCTGGTGGGCATGGGCACCACAGGCTCGACGACGTCCACCTGGCTGACCAACAACAGTCTGGATATCAGCCAGAACGTGACCGATCCCACGGAATATATTTACGATATCGTCTTGCAGAGCGGCGCCAAAAAAAGTGTGACCATCAAGGGCAACGCCACCGCCGACGATTTTGTGACCGCGCTCAACGCCGCGGGCGGCATCACGGCCAGCCTGGACGGCAGCGGCAATCTGGTGATGGGCGGGGTCAAGTCGTTTAGCCGCCGGAAAAGCTCGGATGACGCCTACAAGCCGGCCTCCACCTGGGTGGGCGTTGGTGGAGATCTTAAAGATTCCAATAATAATGACATAAAGCTGAACGCCGTCGGCGGCATGGCCGCGGGCAAGGGCGACAACGATCTGCTGACCTTCACCATGACCATGGAGGACGGCACCACACGCGAATTCAAGATCAAGGCCGGAGCCACCAAGCGCGACCTTCTGGTCCAGATGGCCCAGGCCACCCAGAGCGGCGACAGCGTGAATATAGGCCTCGGCGCTGACGGATGGGGGGTGAGTCTGAGCGGCGTCACCAATGTGGCCTGCGCCGACCTCACCGACGCGAGCCAGCTGAAGACCAAGCCTACACCCGCTTCGGGCGTCAAGGACACTCTGGGTGGTAATCTGACTTCGGCTTCCGCCACCCTGACTTTTGACAAGGACAAACTGAGCGAGCGCATTGACGGCAAGGCCGCCGGCGACCCCGGCGTCGACCTGGTTTTCACCCTCACCCTGGATGACGGCTCTGTCGTTTATGTGGACAGTCTGGCCGACGGCACGAGGCTGAACAGCAGCATGACCAACCAGCAGTTGCTGGACGCCGTCAATGCCGCCTATCCCGGCACAATTTCGGGCGCCGACAACAATATTCTGAAACTGGACAACGTTCAGGACTTCAAACTGACTACCGGCGCCAGCGGGACGGCGGGTTTTACGACCAGAATTGAAACCAGCACGACGGTGCCCGCAACGAATACCGCGCCGGGGGGGAATTCCCTGTTCTACACCGACGGTACCGGCACCTATCTGGAGGAACCGCCGGATCTGGTCTACACCGTCACCACCAATGACGGAGCGACCGGGACGCTTACCCTGAACTCCGGCACCAGCATGAAGGAAGTGCTGGAGAGCCTGAAGAATGGCACGGGAGCCTGGGTCTGGAAGGACAAGGACAATAATCCGCTCTCCCCTGCTCCCGACCTGGGCGTAGCCTTCACGGACGCCGACGGCAAGGAATACGTGGGGGCGGACGGCGTTACCCCCCTGACGCTGGACGAGATCGCCGCCAGTGGCAAGCCCGTTTACCTGCAACTCAAGAACGTCCAGAATGTCAGCGGCCCAAGCATCCAGGGGCAGGTGGCCACGTCGAGCAACTGGAGCATCCAGCGTTCGGCCAACGCCCGTTACCAGGTGGACAACTGGCCCATGGAGATGGAGTCCTCCTCCAACCGCGTGAGCGACGTCATTGACGGTGTGGTTTTCAATATTCAGGATGTGGGCGACGCCCGCATTGCGGTGAGCACGGACATCACCTCGGTGGAGCAGTCCATTCAGAATTTTCTGGACGCGGTCAATTCCGTTCTGCTGACCATCCGCGACTATACCGCCTATGATGAAGACAAGGAGGTCACCTCCAACGATCCCGATGATATTGAAAAGAAAAACTACAGCCCCTCGGGCCTGACCAACCAGAAAGGCGGTCTGCTCACGGGCAACTACGGGGTGCAGCTGTTCAAAAGCCGCTTTTCGAGCCTGCTCAGTTCCGCCCCGCCCGGCTTCAAAAGCCGCCAGTCGGCGGACGACATCCTTTCCGGCGACGTGCTGGCCAGTCTGGCCAACCTGGGCATCAAGACCGATACGGATGAAAGCAGCGATACCTACGGCCTGCTGGTGATCGCCCCCAAGTCCGGCATTGCGGAACTGCAGACGCTGGACAAAGAAAATTACAACAGCATGATCACCAACAACCTGGAAGCCGTGGTGGATTTTTTCTGCGCCAGCGGCACAGGCAGTTCCACCAGCGCTGACTTCCGCTACGGCAGCCATGTCGAGGGCATCACCAAGGCCGGCAACTATGAAGTGACCTACACCGTGGGCAATGACGGTACGATTGGCGATGTCTATGTGGGCGGCGTGAAGGCCACGCGTGACGAAAGCATGCCGGGATATTATTACAGCGTGGCTCGTGGCGACGCGCGCGGCCTGTCCATCCTGATCGACGATCTCACGCCCGGCGAGCATCCCCCGGCCGGTGAAGAGCCCATGTATGTGCGCATCAAGCAGGGCCTTGTGCAGACGGTGAACAGCTTTTGCAAGGATGAGCTGACCTTCACTAATGTGAACATCAATGCCAACAGCACGCCTGACGAAATAGCGGACGCCATTGCCCTGAAGTCCAAAAACGGCGCCTTGATGTCCTTGCGGGACAACTACAAGACGGTCATGGAGAATATCGACAAAAAGATCAGTCAGGAACAGCGTCGCATTGAAACCTGGGAAAGTCGGCAGAAGACGATTTTCGCCAATCTGGAAACCCTGCTCAAGAAGTACGGCGAACAGCAGAAATCCCTGGAGTCGCAGCTCAAGCAGTTGAGCGGCAACGATTAA
- the fliS gene encoding flagellar export chaperone FliS: MNKAAQAYFQTKVNTTDQGQLLLMLYDGALNYLQQARDKMLARDFAGKGILISKVIDIVNELSSSLNMDRGGSLAVNLNNLYILCTARLLQANLKMNVESLDSVVQILSGLRGAYAQILETPEARRAAAEIAGRMQPVGSAVKTAQPIMQSPVTAVPRAHAQAVYGRNAIQSPAAPPAGAPAPAETAVRAHVRNFVPPAAPVPPVAARLPGAYAKPNGNN; encoded by the coding sequence ATGAACAAAGCGGCGCAAGCGTATTTTCAGACCAAGGTCAACACCACGGATCAGGGGCAGCTTCTGCTCATGCTCTACGACGGCGCGCTCAACTATCTGCAGCAGGCGCGCGACAAAATGCTGGCCAGGGATTTCGCGGGCAAGGGCATTCTGATTTCCAAAGTCATTGACATCGTCAATGAGCTCTCCAGTTCCCTGAACATGGACAGGGGCGGCAGCCTGGCCGTTAACCTGAACAACCTGTATATTCTCTGCACCGCGCGCCTCCTGCAGGCCAACCTGAAAATGAACGTGGAATCCCTGGACAGCGTGGTGCAGATTCTCTCCGGCTTGCGCGGGGCCTACGCCCAGATTCTCGAAACGCCGGAGGCCCGCCGCGCGGCGGCGGAAATCGCCGGTCGCATGCAGCCAGTGGGGTCGGCGGTGAAAACAGCGCAACCCATCATGCAGTCGCCGGTGACGGCGGTGCCGCGCGCCCACGCCCAGGCCGTCTACGGCAGAAACGCCATACAGTCTCCGGCTGCTCCGCCCGCCGGAGCCCCGGCCCCGGCGGAAACGGCTGTGCGGGCCCATGTGCGGAATTTCGTGCCGCCCGCCGCGCCCGTTCCACCCGTTGCCGCCCGCCTGCCCGGAGCCTACGCCAAACCCAACGGCAACAACTGA
- the hcp gene encoding hydroxylamine reductase, whose product MFCNQCEQTAKGTGCTVVGVCGKSADVAAIQDQLVYLLRRLAALVLKARSAGIVDTDTDDFMVEALFGTLTNVNFDPQALRRMQAGTLERAKALAARLGDQPEDLNLSPEDYPARLPESVVGIDRFSTDGDVASAMQLLLFGLKGVAAYADHAARLGRRDPELSAFICKALVAGSPWDEEVRDLGGWLELVLECGKANLRAMELLEKGNTETFGDPVPTPVSLGRRKGKAILVSGHDLLDLLALLEQTEGTGINVYTHGEMLPAHGYPRLKAFGHLAGHYGTAWQNQQKELPDFPGAVLFTTNCIQNPRGYGDKVFTSGNVGWPGCTHCTGRDFAPVIARALELPGFAEDKLGKDILTGFGRRTMLNAAPKVLEAVAQGKLRHIFLVGGCDGAKPGRNYYTEFVEKTPQDTLVLTLACGKFRFFDKDLGKLGDLPRLLDMGQCNDAYAAVRTAQALAEALKCGVNDLPLSLVLSWYEQKAVSILLTLLALGIKNIRLGPSLPAFVSPNILNLLVEKWGIRPITTPDEDLAAILK is encoded by the coding sequence ATGTTTTGCAATCAGTGCGAACAGACAGCCAAAGGAACAGGCTGCACCGTGGTCGGCGTCTGCGGCAAAAGCGCGGATGTGGCGGCCATTCAGGATCAATTGGTTTATCTTCTGCGGCGGCTGGCTGCCCTGGTTCTGAAAGCCCGCTCCGCGGGCATTGTGGATACGGATACGGACGATTTCATGGTCGAGGCCTTGTTTGGCACGCTGACCAATGTGAACTTCGACCCGCAGGCGCTGCGCCGGATGCAGGCCGGAACCCTGGAGCGGGCCAAAGCTCTGGCCGCCCGGCTGGGGGACCAGCCGGAGGATCTGAATCTTTCCCCGGAGGACTATCCGGCCCGCCTGCCGGAAAGCGTGGTGGGCATCGACAGGTTCAGTACGGACGGGGATGTGGCCTCGGCCATGCAGTTGCTGCTCTTCGGGCTCAAGGGCGTGGCCGCCTATGCTGATCATGCGGCACGGCTCGGCCGGCGTGACCCCGAGCTCTCGGCCTTTATCTGCAAGGCTCTGGTTGCGGGCAGCCCCTGGGATGAGGAAGTCCGCGATCTGGGCGGCTGGCTGGAACTGGTGCTGGAATGCGGCAAGGCCAACCTGCGGGCCATGGAACTGCTGGAAAAGGGCAATACCGAAACCTTCGGCGATCCCGTGCCCACCCCGGTTTCCCTGGGGCGGCGCAAGGGCAAGGCCATTCTGGTTTCCGGGCATGACCTGCTGGATCTTCTGGCCCTGCTGGAGCAGACCGAGGGTACGGGCATCAACGTCTACACCCATGGCGAAATGCTGCCCGCCCACGGCTATCCCCGCCTGAAGGCCTTCGGCCACCTGGCCGGGCATTACGGCACGGCCTGGCAGAACCAGCAGAAGGAACTGCCGGACTTCCCCGGCGCAGTGCTCTTTACCACCAACTGCATCCAGAACCCCCGCGGTTACGGCGACAAGGTCTTTACCAGCGGCAACGTGGGCTGGCCCGGCTGTACGCACTGCACGGGGCGCGACTTCGCGCCGGTCATCGCCAGAGCTTTGGAACTGCCCGGCTTTGCCGAAGACAAGCTGGGCAAGGACATTCTGACCGGCTTCGGTCGCCGGACCATGCTCAATGCCGCGCCCAAGGTGCTGGAGGCCGTGGCCCAGGGCAAGCTGCGCCACATCTTCCTGGTGGGCGGCTGCGACGGAGCCAAACCGGGCCGCAACTATTACACGGAATTTGTGGAAAAAACCCCGCAGGATACCCTGGTGCTGACCCTGGCCTGCGGCAAGTTCCGTTTTTTCGACAAGGATCTGGGCAAGCTCGGCGATCTGCCGCGCCTGCTGGACATGGGGCAGTGCAACGACGCCTACGCGGCGGTGCGCACGGCCCAGGCCCTGGCCGAGGCCCTGAAATGCGGCGTCAACGACCTGCCGCTCTCCCTGGTGCTCTCCTGGTATGAGCAGAAAGCCGTGAGCATATTGCTGACGCTGCTGGCTCTGGGCATCAAGAACATCCGCCTGGGCCCCAGCCTGCCGGCCTTTGTTTCGCCGAACATCCTGAATCTTCTGGTGGAAAAATGGGGCATCCGTCCCATCACCACGCCGGATGAGGATCTGGCGGCTATTCTGAAGTGA
- a CDS encoding Crp/Fnr family transcriptional regulator, whose product MPEPLPGGHTSQAVLAALGNGLFAVLSDDERLALARRARLRAFAGGDVLFREGQESVDPAFLLSGLVKLSRSAARGRECVLHLVRPGRMLDAGVLFYEGGLPATAVGVKEGRLLWLDKSALLTALRGNAALGLGLIAALSLRQRLFINKLAGSQGRISASRRVAAWLLHRAKMEKAETLDLGVNREILARLIGISRESLSRELSLLAGNGLISVERRRVVLLDRAELQKLADS is encoded by the coding sequence ATGCCGGAACCGCTTCCCGGAGGACATACGTCACAGGCCGTACTGGCGGCTCTCGGCAACGGCCTTTTTGCCGTCCTGAGCGACGACGAACGTCTGGCCCTGGCCCGGCGCGCCCGGCTGCGCGCTTTTGCCGGGGGCGACGTGCTCTTCCGGGAAGGGCAGGAGAGCGTTGACCCCGCCTTTCTGCTGTCCGGTCTGGTCAAACTGTCCCGCAGCGCGGCCCGTGGCCGGGAATGCGTGCTGCATCTGGTGCGTCCGGGCCGCATGCTGGACGCGGGCGTGCTGTTTTATGAGGGGGGTCTGCCCGCCACGGCGGTGGGCGTCAAGGAAGGCCGCCTGCTCTGGCTGGACAAGTCCGCCCTGCTGACCGCGCTGCGCGGCAATGCGGCTCTGGGTCTGGGCCTGATCGCCGCGCTTTCCCTGCGTCAGCGCCTGTTCATCAACAAGCTGGCCGGTTCGCAGGGGCGGATTTCCGCCTCCCGCCGGGTGGCGGCCTGGCTGCTGCACCGGGCGAAAATGGAAAAAGCCGAAACGCTGGACCTCGGCGTCAACCGCGAGATTCTGGCCCGGCTTATCGGCATCAGCCGCGAGAGTCTGAGCCGGGAACTGAGCCTGCTGGCCGGCAACGGTCTGATCAGCGTGGAGCGCCGCCGCGTTGTCCTGCTGGACAGGGCGGAACTGCAAAAGCTGGCGGACAGTTAG
- a CDS encoding flavodoxin family protein → MKICIVYSSITGNTRTVAEALAAVSGVPCFPVRDAPDPADYDLLALGFWVRLGQADARTQRYMRRVLGKKIFFFGTLGAWPNSPHARRCMDGARALLEKGGNTVLDGFLCQGRVNPKILALSQRKGSHPMTPERRARLEEAARHPDAADLAEAGRRWRDVLKQA, encoded by the coding sequence ATGAAAATCTGTATTGTATATTCCTCCATCACGGGCAATACGCGCACAGTGGCCGAGGCCCTGGCCGCTGTTTCCGGCGTGCCCTGTTTCCCTGTGCGGGACGCGCCGGACCCGGCGGACTACGATCTGCTGGCGCTGGGCTTCTGGGTGCGTCTGGGCCAGGCGGACGCCAGGACGCAGCGCTACATGCGGCGCGTGCTTGGCAAAAAGATCTTCTTTTTCGGTACCCTTGGGGCCTGGCCGAATTCGCCGCACGCCCGGCGCTGCATGGACGGCGCGCGGGCTCTGCTGGAAAAGGGCGGCAATACGGTGCTGGACGGTTTTTTGTGCCAGGGGAGGGTCAACCCGAAAATTCTGGCCCTGTCGCAGCGAAAGGGCAGCCACCCCATGACGCCGGAGCGCCGGGCCCGCCTGGAAGAGGCCGCCCGCCATCCCGACGCGGCGGACCTGGCCGAGGCCGGGCGGCGCTGGCGGGATGTTCTGAAACAGGCCTGA